The Pocillopora verrucosa isolate sample1 chromosome 14, ASM3666991v2, whole genome shotgun sequence genome has a segment encoding these proteins:
- the LOC131776461 gene encoding endosomal/lysosomal proton channel TMEM175-like produces the protein MIRMEGESMADQRDLVHLNRLKCFNDAVFAIVSTILILPIRKIPENSSKDLETELDKRWKQLVVYFISFLVICSVWESHVHRFKILAHVDDVLVWLNLISLMFTSFLPFACALEGNYPTKYLPLMLICADMLVVELLEVAMIFYSFHHDYLLIDELKDLSKEQQKERRNYMLAKKLLNPILYILAGSLSLVNSVTSWVVISIVIITPCIHRLIGFIFRKCKFVRVAGADFDLMFGNYIDTERVECFSDGVFSIVSTLLVLDITTENLPSENCVEQFGIDRAVLNMWPKFLIYAANFIVIALLWFIHHSLFHCIKKMNQFMLVCNNISLAFVGFFPFIVAILNKFADKPRKPDDSTKLAVQCGSVVIFMASMSQAVVFVAALWKGPSHLEPKVNPAVSKTSHYYLTLKLAILPVISLAAYSIAITASALIIYIAFHAGAFVTPFLFLALKFCWGHREVGVLRHDVAMDPDLETWVPPPHRSRLRLQKNFIGDTTLSQSLAC, from the coding sequence ATGATTCGAATGGAAGGAGAAAGTATGGCGGATCAACGAGATTTGGTGCATCTCAACCGCTTGAAATGCTTCAACGATGCTGTTTTTGCCATAGTATCGACCATTTTGATTCTTCCCATCCGCAAAATTCCAGAAAACTCTTCTAAAGACCTTGAAACTGAGCTGGATAAACGATGGAAGCAGCTTGTAGTGTATTTCATATCGTTTCTTGTTATTTGCTCTGTCTGGGAATCCCATGTGCACCGTTTTAAGATTCTTGCCCATGTAGACGATGTGTTAGTTTGGTTGAATCTAATCTCTCTCATGTTTACCTCGTTTTTACCGTTTGCGTGTGCACTGGAGGGAAATTATCCGACAAAATATCTTCCTTTAATGCTGATTTGCGCTGACATGTTAGTTGTAGAACTTCTCGAAGTGGCTATGATTTTCTATTCCTTTCACCATGACTACTTGCTGATAGACGAACTAAAAGACCTCTCTAAGGAACaacagaaggaaagaagaaactATATGTTGGCGAAAAAACTTCTTAATCCAATACTGTATATTTTGGCTGGATCTCTGAGTCTCGTCAATTCTGTTACTTCATGGGTTGTGATTTCTATCGTCATCATCACGCCCTGCATCCATCGTCTAATTGGCTTCATCTTTCGAAAATGCAAGTTTGTTCGCGTGGCTGGAGCAGATTTTGATCTTATGTTCGGTAACTACATCGACACAGAGAGGGTAGAATGTTTTAGTGATGGAGTATTCTCGATTGTCTCGACTCTGCTGGTATTGGACATCACAACAGAGAATTTGCCATCTGAAAACTGTGTCGAACAATTTGGAATCGATAGAGCTGTACTGAACATGTGGCCGAAGTTCTTGATATATGCAGCAAATTTCATTGTGATTGCTCTCTTGTGGTTTATCCATCACTCTCTCTTCCACTGCATCAAAAAAATGAACCAATTCATGTTGGTTTGCAACAACATTTCCTTGGCTTTCGTTGGTTTCTTTCCCTTTATTGTTGCCATTTTGAACAAGTTTGCTGACAAGCCTAGGAAACCTGATGACAGCACAAAGCTTGCTGTGCAGTGTGGCTCAGTGGTCATATTTATGGCAAGTATGTCTCAAGCTGTTGTATTTGTTGCTGCACTGTGGAAAGGTCCATCCCATCTGGAACCAAAGGTGAACCCAGCTGTTTCCAAAACGAGTCACTACTACTTGACTTTGAAACTTGCCATTTTACCTGTTATTAGTCTTGCAGCATACAGCATTGCAATTACAGCAAGTGCTTTAATAATCTATATTGCTTTCCATGCTGGCGCATTTGTAACTCCATTCTTGTTCCTAGCACTGAAATTCTGCTGGGGCCATAGGGAAGTGGGTGTTTTGAGACACGATGTTGCCATGGATCCTGACTTGGAGACCTGGGTACCTCCCCCTCACAGAAGTAGGTTGCGTCTTCAAAAGAATTTCATAGGTGACACCACTTTATCACAGTCATTAGCATGCtaa
- the LOC131776481 gene encoding endosomal/lysosomal proton channel TMEM175-like gives MTEELDLLHLKRLQCFNDAVFAIVATILVLPIRKLEENATESSSLADQLSDKWPQLLIYLVGFLVICAVWESHVVRFRILSRLDDVLVWLNLGSLLFTSFLPFTCALEGMFTYKYLPMMLICGNLLVLEILEVIMIVYAFHHPRLLDPEFDNLSHQEIKQRMKLMLVKKAVNPFLYILAGAVSLAKIELALIVVAIVVFSPCINRLAGVIYRKWTRVHLTGSEFDHMFGNFIDKERVEFFSDGLFAIVSTLLILDITAEDFPTEEEVNRHGIQSTLLHMKSEIFTYGATFVVVALLWFTHHSLFHYIEKLNQVMLVCNNISLAFVGLAPLINVTLNRYAGHGKPDSRLAVQIGAIIVFMASTSQAVVFVIALCKGPNYLMARANPSVGSRTHAYLALKMAILPLITLVVYLVAALCQHASLSDDVYHIAAGLTPMIFILMKIVFSCFKVHCNCRQWRRGTVRQGDSEFYFFAGGD, from the coding sequence ATGACAGAGGAATTAGATCTTCTCCATCTCAAGCGTTTGCAATGCTTCAACGATGCAGTATTTGCCATTGTGGCGACCATTTTAGTTCTACCTATCAGAAAACTCGAGGAGAATGCGACAGAAAGCTCCAGCCTTGCCGATCAACTTAGCGACAAATGGCCGCAGTTATTGATCTACCTTGTAGGATTCCTCGTAATTTGTGCCGTATGGGAATCGCATGTTGTGCGCTTCCGTATCTTGTCACGGCTCGATGATGTGCTAGTCTGGTTAAACCTTGGATCGTTGCTATTCACTTCGTTTCTCCCTTTCACGTGCGCTTTAGAGGGAATGTTTACCTACAAGTACCTTCCCATGATGTTGATCTGCGGAAACCTGCTCGTTCTCGAAATCCTGGAGGTGATCATGATCGTGTACGCCTTTCATCATCCACGGCTGCTGGACCCCGAGTTTGACAACCTCTCCCatcaagaaatcaaacaaaggaTGAAGCTGATGCTGGTGAAGAAAGCTGTTAACCCCTTCCTGTATATTTTAGCTGGTGCAGTTAGCTTGGCCAAGATAGAATTGGCCCTTATTGTTGTGGCGATTGTTGTCTTCTCTCCCTGCATTAATCGCCTCGCGGGTGTTATCTATCGCAAATGGACTCGTGTACATCTAACTGGATCGGAATTCGATCACATGTTTGGGAATTTCATCGACAAAGAGAGAGTGGAGTTTTTCAGCGATGGACTTTTCGCGATTGTTTCCACTCTGTTGATCCTAGATATCACTGCTGAAGATTTTCCTACGGAAGAGGAAGTCAACCGCCATGGCATCCAGAGCACACTCCTACACATGAAGTCGGAAATTTTCACGTATGGAGCGACGTTCGTGGTGGTCGCGCTTTTATGGTTCACGCACCACTCGCTATTTCACTACATTGAGAAACTGAATCAAGTCATGCTCGTTTGTAACAATATTTCCTTGGCCTTCGTGGGTCTTGCTCCTTTAATCAACGTAACGCTTAACCGTTATGCAGGGCATGGCAAACCCGATAGCCGTCTTGCAGTGCAAATCGGGGCGATAATTGTATTCATGGCCAGCACCAGTCAGGCTGTAGTGTTTGTGATCGCCTTATGCAAGGGTCCGAACTATCTAATGGCGCGCGCGAATCCTAGCGTGGGATCTCGTACGCACGCGTATCTCGCGTTGAAGATGGCCATACTTCCACTGATAACGCTCGTGGTATATTTAGTAGCCGCGCTGTGCCAGCATGCTTCGCTCTCTGATGACGTGTATCACATCGCTGCAGGACTGACACCCATGATATTCATTCTCATGAAAATCGTGTTTTCCTGTTTCAAGGTTCACTGTAACTGCAGACAGTGGAGAAGGGGAACGGTGCGACAAGGCGATTCggaattttacttttttgcagGAGGtgactaa